The genomic DNA AGGCCTGATCAACACCCATCACCACTTTTACCAAACCCTGACTCGCGCCTGGGCGCCAGTGGTCAATCAGCCGTTGTTCCCGTGGCTGAAAACCCTGTACCCGGTGTGGGCGCGCCTGACCCCGGAAAAACTCGCCCTCGCGACCAAAGTGGCTTTGGCTGAATTGCTGCTGTCGGGTTGCACCACCGCCGCCGACCACCACTACCTGTTCCCGGACGGTCTGGAAAACGCCATCGACGTGCAAGTCGACACCGTGCGTGAACTGGGCATGCGCGCCATGCTCACCCGTGGTTCGATGAGCCTCGGCGAGAAGGACGGCGGCCTGCCGCCGCAACAGACCGTGCAGGAAGGTCAGGTGATTCTCGACGACAGTCAGCGCCTGATTCACGAGTACCACGAGCGTGGCGACGGCGCGCAGATCCAGATCGCTCTGGCGCCGTGCTCACCGTTCTCGGTGACCCCGGAAATCATGTCGGCCAGCGCCGAACTGGCGAACAAGCTCGACGTGCGCCTGCACACGCACTTGGCTGAAACCCTCGATGAAGAAGACTTCTGCCTGCAACGTTTCGGCCTGCGCACCGTCGACTATCTGGACAGCGTCGGCTGGCTTGGCCCGCGCACCTGGCTGGCCCACGGCATCCACTTCAACCCGGACGAAATCGCCCGCCTCGGCCAGGCCGGCACCGGTATCTGCCACTGCCCGAGTTCGAACATGCGTCTGGCCTCCGGCATTTGCCCGAGTATCGATCTGACCGACGCTGGCGCGCTGTTTGGTCTGGGCGTCGACGGTTCGGCGTCCAACGATGCGTCGAACATGATTCTGGAAGCGCGTCAGGCGTTGTACATCCAGCGCCTGCGCTATGGCGCCGAGAAGATCACCCCGGAGCGTGTTTTGGGCTGGGCCACCAAGGGTTCGGCGAGCCTGTTGGGTCGCACTGACATCGGCGAACTGGCGGTGGGCAAGCAGGCGGACCTGGCGTTGTTCAAGCTTGATGAACTGCGCTTCTCCGGCAGCCATGATCCGATTTCGGCGTTGCTGTTGTGTGGTGCGGATCGGGCGGATCGGGTGATGATTGGCGGCAAGTGGCGTGTGGTGGATGGTCAGGTCGAAGGGCTGGATCTCAAAGGCCTGATTGCCGATCACAGCCAGGCGGCGCGTCAGTTGATCGCTGGTACCTGATACAACACCGTTAAAAACTGCCTGATCGTTCCCACGCTCTGCGTGGGAATGCATCTCGGGACGCTCCGCGTCCCAGCAGCGGACGCAGAGCGTCCATGGCGGCATTCCCACGCGGAGCGTGGGAACGATCAATCATCAAAGGCCGAGCAGGGACAGCATGATAAACGTCGCAAACAACACAAAGTGCGTCATGCCCTCGATGGCATTGGTCTCGCCGTCATTGAGGTTGATCGCGCTGACGATCAGTGTCAGGAAAATCATCACCGTCTGCACCGGCGTCATCGCCATCTGAAACGGCTGGCCGGTATACAGCGCCATCGCCTCCATCACCGGTACGGTCAGGATCACCGTCGACAGTGACGCGCCCATCGCGATGTTGACCACCGACTGCATGCGATTGGCCAGTGCCGCGCGCAAGGCTGTGAGAATCTCCGGCGCCGCCGAAATGGCCGCCACCAGAATCGCCGTGATCACCGGCGGTGCGCCCGTACCTTCCAGGCCCAGATCGAGGGTCTTGGACATCACCTCGGCCAGTGCGCCGATCACCACCACACCTGCGACCAGAATACCGATCGACAGCGCCAGGCTGACCGGTTTCGGTTCCTGTTCCGCCGGCTCTTTCTTGCGGCGTTTGTCCGGGTAGCTGTAACTGAAAAAGTAGCTGTGCGGGCCGACCTGCATGCGCAGGAACAAGGCATACAGCACCACCATCGCGCCGATGGTGAACGCCGAGTAAATCTTCCAGTTGGCCTCGGGAATGAACTCCGGCACCACCATCGACACGCCCATGGCGGTGAGGATCATCACGCTGTAACTGCGCGCCGAATCGTCGTTGTAGGACTGCTCGCCATGCTTGATGCCGCCCATCAGCGCGGCGAGGCCGAGGATGCCGTTGATGTCGAGCATCACCGCCGAATAGATCGTGTCGCGCACCAAAGTGGCCGAGGCTTCGTTGCTCATCATGATCGCCAGAATCACCACTTCCACCAACACGGCGGCCAGAGTGAGGATCATCGTGCCGTAGGGGTCGCCAACTTTTTCCGCGAGCAGTTCGGCCTGATGGGCGACGCGCATTGAGGCGGCGACGATGAAGGCGATCAGCACCAGGCCGCAGATCAGCGCGACGATCTGGCCGCTGTGCAGCATCCAGTGTTCCAGTGGATAGGCGACAAGTGCGGCGAGCAGGGCCAGCACCAGAAAGCTTTCTTGCTTGAGGATTGAGAGCATGGCGGGCCTTTTTGCCAAGAGAGTCGAATGAGCTACTGACTGCGGGGCGGCGCTAACGTTTCGTTACACATTAGCGCACCAGCCGATGGCAGCTGGTTTCATCCATGCACTTTTATCGTTCCTGCCGGCCTCTTCGCGAGCAAGCCCGCTCCCACATTGAGATGCATTCCCCTGCTCGCGAAGGCCGTTATGCGGTTTCGAGACGTTTGTTGTCCTGTTGGTCAGCAATTTGCATTGGCCCTGACCACACACAACAAAATGGAGCTCCAATTCATGCAAATACGTCCGCTGCACAAACTGCTGTGCGCCGCCATCGGTCTGGGGATCAGCCTGAGCGCCAGCGCTGCCGATCCGCTGAAGGTCGGTTTCGTCTACATCGGCCCGATCGGCGACCACGGCTGGACGTATCAGCATGAACAGGGGCGCAAGGCGCTGGCGGAGAAGCTCGGCTCACAGATCACCACCAACTACGTGGAAAACGTCGCCGAAGGCGCCGATGCCGAGCGGGTGATCCGCAACATGGCCAAGGACAAGTACGACCTGATCTTCACCACGTCCTTCGGCTACATGAACCCGACGCTGAAAGTTGCCAAGCAATTTCCCAAAGTGACCTTCGAACACGCCACCGGTTACAAGCAGGACAAGAACCTCGGCACCTATCTGGCGCGCACTTACGAGGGCCGCTACGTCGGTGGTTTCCTCGCGGCGAAGATGACCAAGACCAAGAAGATCGGCTATGTCGCCTCGTTCCCGATTCCGGAAGTGATCCGCGACATCAACGCCATCCAACTGGCCCTGAACAAGTACAACCCCGGCACCGAGATCAAAGTGGTGTGGGTCAACTCGTGGTTCGACCCGGGCAAGGAAGCCGATGCGGCCAACGCGCTGATCGATCAGGGCGTCGACGTGGTGTTCCAGCACACCGACAGCCCGGCGCCGATTCAAGCGGCCGAACGCCGTGGCGTGTATGCGGTGGGGTATGCCTCGGACATGGCGCACTTCGGCCCGAAAGCGGTGCTGACTTCGATCGTCAATGATTGGGCCCCGCACTATATTCAGGCGACGCAAAGCGTCATCGACCACACCTGGAAGTCGCAGGATTACTGGGGCGGGCTGAAGGAAGGCACGGTTGAACTGCCGATCAGCG from Pseudomonas baetica includes the following:
- a CDS encoding 8-oxoguanine deaminase produces the protein MPAIRTWLKNPLAIFTANALDARGGLVLQDGVIVEVLAAGQQPSAPCNEVFDAREHVILPGLINTHHHFYQTLTRAWAPVVNQPLFPWLKTLYPVWARLTPEKLALATKVALAELLLSGCTTAADHHYLFPDGLENAIDVQVDTVRELGMRAMLTRGSMSLGEKDGGLPPQQTVQEGQVILDDSQRLIHEYHERGDGAQIQIALAPCSPFSVTPEIMSASAELANKLDVRLHTHLAETLDEEDFCLQRFGLRTVDYLDSVGWLGPRTWLAHGIHFNPDEIARLGQAGTGICHCPSSNMRLASGICPSIDLTDAGALFGLGVDGSASNDASNMILEARQALYIQRLRYGAEKITPERVLGWATKGSASLLGRTDIGELAVGKQADLALFKLDELRFSGSHDPISALLLCGADRADRVMIGGKWRVVDGQVEGLDLKGLIADHSQAARQLIAGT
- a CDS encoding calcium:proton antiporter; this translates as MLSILKQESFLVLALLAALVAYPLEHWMLHSGQIVALICGLVLIAFIVAASMRVAHQAELLAEKVGDPYGTMILTLAAVLVEVVILAIMMSNEASATLVRDTIYSAVMLDINGILGLAALMGGIKHGEQSYNDDSARSYSVMILTAMGVSMVVPEFIPEANWKIYSAFTIGAMVVLYALFLRMQVGPHSYFFSYSYPDKRRKKEPAEQEPKPVSLALSIGILVAGVVVIGALAEVMSKTLDLGLEGTGAPPVITAILVAAISAAPEILTALRAALANRMQSVVNIAMGASLSTVILTVPVMEAMALYTGQPFQMAMTPVQTVMIFLTLIVSAINLNDGETNAIEGMTHFVLFATFIMLSLLGL
- a CDS encoding BMP family ABC transporter substrate-binding protein, producing the protein MQIRPLHKLLCAAIGLGISLSASAADPLKVGFVYIGPIGDHGWTYQHEQGRKALAEKLGSQITTNYVENVAEGADAERVIRNMAKDKYDLIFTTSFGYMNPTLKVAKQFPKVTFEHATGYKQDKNLGTYLARTYEGRYVGGFLAAKMTKTKKIGYVASFPIPEVIRDINAIQLALNKYNPGTEIKVVWVNSWFDPGKEADAANALIDQGVDVVFQHTDSPAPIQAAERRGVYAVGYASDMAHFGPKAVLTSIVNDWAPHYIQATQSVIDHTWKSQDYWGGLKEGTVELPISDLVPAPVKAEAEQIIADIKSGALQPFTGPIKDQAGVEKIPAGVSATNAELASMNYYVEGMKAEMPK